A DNA window from Pseudoalteromonas spongiae UST010723-006 contains the following coding sequences:
- a CDS encoding Y-family DNA polymerase, translated as MLNWLYLYFPQLQLDTQFAMSSTEVIALANHQGNLVQLSTAAKKKGLTQGQGLGQASLLVSDLAVYPYQEEVEVAELKRIASVLYNYTADICIMPPKGLLIACDGMQSLYNNSDQYWHVLETQLKTLGIKYYFASGSSPLLAKALAQAGTNVIFTNQQNARNQLALLSLQFADITTKEIALLTRVGITHFKQLLSVSLDELAKRYSRELVMYVGKLTGQYPHRVTFYIPDTHFEKQLTLHYEVSLTKHLEKPLLLVLKQQQAFLLSTCKLAKQVTLILHFREVANLVFELSSAHAEYRAEHWLTLFLLRLENTELPAPVIALTIKSDYLVSNLGEEGDLFSQHKSGLDTAMLTAILQAKLGQEQVKTLTVYNDLRPEIASQENTFNTLSNAPQMKLIRPSFMLRSPVELTQPITISHGPERIVTGWWDNNNVARDYFIARDESGRWLWVFRTPKKQWFIHGFFS; from the coding sequence ATGTTAAATTGGCTTTATCTTTACTTTCCACAGTTACAACTCGATACGCAATTTGCAATGTCGAGCACCGAGGTAATTGCCTTGGCCAATCACCAAGGTAATTTAGTACAACTTTCAACGGCGGCTAAAAAAAAAGGATTAACGCAAGGGCAAGGGTTAGGGCAAGCTAGTTTATTAGTTTCTGATCTTGCGGTTTACCCTTATCAAGAAGAAGTGGAAGTAGCAGAGCTTAAGCGCATAGCCAGTGTACTTTATAACTACACTGCAGATATTTGTATTATGCCGCCAAAAGGTTTACTGATAGCGTGTGATGGTATGCAGTCCTTATATAACAACAGTGATCAGTATTGGCATGTGCTTGAAACACAGTTAAAAACATTGGGGATTAAGTATTATTTCGCAAGCGGATCTTCACCGTTGTTGGCAAAAGCATTAGCACAAGCGGGTACTAATGTGATTTTTACAAACCAGCAAAATGCGCGTAATCAGCTTGCGTTATTGTCATTACAATTTGCTGATATCACTACAAAAGAAATTGCTTTGCTAACCCGCGTAGGGATTACGCACTTTAAGCAGTTGTTGAGTGTATCGCTTGATGAATTAGCTAAGCGCTACTCACGTGAATTAGTAATGTATGTAGGTAAATTAACAGGCCAATATCCGCATCGAGTGACTTTTTACATACCTGATACGCATTTTGAAAAACAACTAACCTTACATTATGAAGTATCGCTTACTAAGCATCTTGAAAAACCACTTTTGCTTGTATTAAAGCAACAACAAGCTTTTTTACTCTCTACTTGTAAGTTAGCAAAGCAAGTGACCCTTATTTTGCATTTTAGAGAAGTAGCCAATTTGGTATTTGAACTATCGTCAGCGCATGCTGAATATCGCGCTGAGCACTGGTTAACGCTTTTTTTATTACGTTTAGAAAATACCGAGTTACCAGCACCAGTTATCGCATTAACTATAAAAAGTGATTACCTTGTATCTAATTTAGGTGAAGAAGGCGATTTGTTTTCACAGCATAAATCAGGCTTAGATACTGCAATGTTAACTGCAATATTACAGGCAAAACTTGGGCAGGAGCAGGTTAAAACCTTAACTGTTTATAATGATCTAAGGCCAGAAATAGCCAGTCAAGAGAATACATTCAACACGTTATCAAATGCGCCACAAATGAAGTTAATCCGGCCAAGCTTTATGTTGCGCTCACCTGTAGAACTCACTCAGCCGATCACAATATCGCACGGCCCTGAACGCATCGTGACGGGTTGGTGGGATAATAATAATGTTGCTCGTGATTATTTTATTGCACGAGATGAGAGTGGACGGTGGCTGTGGGTTTTTCGTACGCCAAAAAAACAATGGTTTATTCATGGGTTTTTTAGCTAA
- the imuA gene encoding translesion DNA synthesis-associated protein ImuA codes for MNSLIKQLHHRNLLWYASNRIQTQQIEKHQTGFAVLDDKLAGGMPTNGVIELLSSPGIGELRLIAPSFKMRQSRFIVFISPPALVNSAALHHLGVDISQVLVLYPEQHKDALWAVEQCLQSGSCSDVIYWPQQDLTISHIQRFQQASKSGKNRLFYLNSYKTSQASLPATLSLTLQAHPQGLKVKINRRKGGWPSDYFIVDMQTTWPYCTIASSPISNVIAFPVDKAG; via the coding sequence ATGAATTCACTGATCAAGCAATTACATCATCGCAACCTGCTTTGGTATGCATCCAATCGTATTCAAACGCAGCAGATAGAAAAGCATCAAACGGGCTTTGCGGTTTTAGATGACAAGCTCGCTGGCGGCATGCCCACTAATGGCGTGATAGAACTATTGAGTAGTCCCGGCATTGGTGAACTTCGATTGATTGCACCCAGTTTTAAAATGCGGCAAAGCCGTTTTATTGTGTTTATTTCACCGCCTGCGTTAGTTAACAGTGCTGCTTTGCATCATTTAGGTGTTGATATTAGTCAAGTGTTAGTACTGTATCCTGAGCAACATAAAGATGCGCTTTGGGCAGTAGAACAATGTTTACAAAGTGGCAGTTGCAGCGATGTTATTTACTGGCCGCAGCAAGATTTAACGATTTCCCATATCCAGCGCTTTCAGCAAGCAAGTAAATCGGGTAAAAACCGTTTGTTTTACTTAAATAGCTATAAAACCAGTCAAGCGAGTTTGCCTGCTACTTTAAGCTTAACATTACAAGCACATCCACAAGGACTGAAAGTAAAGATAAACCGTCGAAAAGGCGGTTGGCCAAGTGATTATTTTATTGTTGATATGCAAACGACATGGCCTTATTGCACCATTGCATCTTCGCCTATCAGCAATGTTATTGCATTTCCGGTTGATAAGGCTGGTTAA
- a CDS encoding DUF3466 family protein encodes MKYKLLAAAVFAAITPQVQGATPYVLEELGNLDYAKHAYVTDANEAGQAVGMAQGVFNIVIDIAELDFESSAMTTAYRNRERVFENRDEEITFTLDDIENGNINGDAQQFLQDFLREYYASSLYQKISGGRVSEFNIAVEYNDSTQERVIYDVEHPDYDGGLTRSVENILTSIAEDGVKAGWGSAPYTKIQFTEDGETESETHYIRDFTRRGFVMANTGERVDLMPTEATYGGISGAYNIVQVSDGYLVVGETSVSIASDSQESLDESCDGEKVPVEVCHESYVTSGSRPLYNRHATMWRLDNALNVIETVDLGLGIVPDEDEQKRAWRSTALAVNENEIAVGYSVVRYRDGDSIRQYPVYYKDGNVVEFINEYDYLSGGRAVAINNSNIITGYASKNIENTARNKFFYHNVATGETTFPTDFFKSSSVVATDINDNGLIIGQGEVETSSSASRRQEAFIYDINKDTFTNLNDLLPCFANDGESSFPYVVAEAISISNDGTVYGTATKTVDKRDAQGNVVVDANGKVEQESVVVSVKLKYNAEGVAEKCPEKAQETYERQGASFGALGLVLLPLVAIRRRFFK; translated from the coding sequence ATGAAATATAAATTACTTGCAGCGGCAGTTTTTGCTGCAATCACGCCACAGGTTCAAGGCGCTACTCCATATGTTTTAGAAGAGCTTGGCAATCTAGATTACGCTAAACACGCGTATGTAACCGATGCAAACGAAGCGGGTCAAGCCGTTGGTATGGCGCAAGGCGTATTCAATATTGTTATTGATATTGCGGAATTAGATTTTGAAAGCTCTGCTATGACGACAGCTTACAGAAATCGTGAACGTGTTTTTGAAAATCGTGATGAAGAAATCACCTTCACATTAGACGATATCGAAAATGGCAATATTAATGGCGATGCGCAACAATTCCTACAAGATTTCTTACGTGAATATTACGCAAGCAGCTTATACCAAAAAATATCAGGTGGCAGAGTTAGCGAATTCAATATTGCCGTTGAGTATAATGATTCAACGCAAGAACGCGTTATTTATGATGTTGAACACCCTGATTATGATGGTGGTTTAACACGCTCAGTTGAGAACATTTTAACATCAATTGCAGAAGATGGTGTTAAAGCTGGCTGGGGCTCTGCACCTTATACTAAGATTCAATTTACTGAAGACGGCGAAACTGAATCGGAAACACATTATATTCGTGATTTTACACGTCGTGGTTTTGTAATGGCCAATACCGGTGAACGAGTTGATTTAATGCCAACAGAAGCAACTTATGGTGGTATTTCTGGTGCGTATAACATCGTTCAGGTAAGTGATGGTTATTTAGTTGTGGGTGAAACGTCAGTAAGTATTGCTTCTGATTCACAAGAGTCTCTAGATGAAAGTTGTGATGGCGAAAAAGTACCTGTTGAAGTATGCCATGAAAGTTATGTCACGTCTGGAAGCCGTCCTCTTTATAACCGCCATGCAACAATGTGGCGTTTAGATAATGCATTAAATGTGATTGAAACTGTTGATCTTGGGTTAGGTATTGTACCTGATGAAGATGAGCAAAAGAGAGCGTGGCGTAGTACTGCATTAGCGGTTAATGAAAACGAAATTGCGGTAGGTTATTCTGTTGTAAGATACCGTGATGGTGACAGCATTAGACAATATCCGGTGTATTACAAAGATGGAAATGTTGTAGAGTTTATTAACGAATACGACTACCTTTCTGGTGGTCGAGCAGTAGCTATCAATAACAGTAATATTATTACAGGTTATGCCTCTAAAAATATTGAGAACACTGCGCGCAATAAGTTCTTTTATCATAATGTTGCAACCGGCGAGACAACTTTCCCAACAGACTTTTTTAAAAGCAGCTCTGTGGTTGCGACAGACATAAATGATAATGGCCTGATTATTGGTCAAGGCGAAGTTGAAACAAGTTCATCAGCAAGCCGTCGTCAAGAAGCGTTTATTTACGATATTAATAAAGACACGTTCACTAATCTAAATGACTTATTACCGTGTTTTGCAAACGATGGTGAATCATCATTCCCATATGTGGTTGCGGAAGCAATCAGCATTTCAAATGATGGTACTGTATATGGCACAGCTACAAAAACCGTAGATAAGCGTGATGCTCAAGGTAATGTTGTGGTTGATGCTAACGGTAAAGTAGAGCAAGAAAGTGTGGTTGTTTCAGTGAAGCTGAAATATAACGCTGAGGGTGTAGCTGAGAAGTGTCCTGAGAAAGCGCAAGAAACATATGAACGCCAAGGTGCATCGTTTGGTGCATTAGGCCTAGTATTATTGCCACTTGTAGCAATTAGACGACGCTTTTTTAAATAG
- a CDS encoding ABC transporter ATP-binding protein has translation MDLIRITGAQLAFGTHPLLDNAEMLIENGERVCIVGRNGAGKSSLLKVLDSQIQLDDGEINRLSGLKVARLEQDPPKGANGTVFDYVANGLPHIATLLIEYHEVSAKLSQDNSDKRLKQFERLSSQLEANDGWRFETQINQVLSQLELDPNSDLTALSGGWLRKVALAKALVGEPDLLLLDEPTNHLDVASIEWLEKFLKEFNGAIVFISHDRAFIRSMATRILDLDRGKLVSYPGNYEKYLEQKEHALKVEESQNALFDKKLAEEEAWIRQGIKARRTRNEGRVRALKQLRVERKARVEKQGKADFNIESAQRSGKLVFEAKGISQGFTNKPIVKDFSTLVMRGDRIGLVGPNGVGKTTLLKILFGELALESGKVKQGVNLEVAYFDQYRSVLDEEASVQDNVADGKQEVNIGGRSRHVLGYLQDFLFPPARARSPVKSLSGGEKNRLLLAKLFVKPSNVLVLDEPTNDLDVETLELLEEILANYQGTVLVVSHDREFIDNTCSTVWGFLGDGKVVEVVGGYQDFQNYAQSLAEKTVIEQKQKDTEKDKKVADKPLAKKAGKLSYKLKRELEDLPALLESLEQEVEELQEVVNSPDFFKQDSEQTQKTLNQLQQAESKLETAFMRWEELEQLQDQ, from the coding sequence ATGGATTTAATTAGAATTACAGGAGCGCAGTTAGCGTTCGGCACACACCCATTGCTTGATAATGCAGAAATGCTGATTGAAAATGGCGAGCGGGTATGTATTGTAGGTCGTAACGGCGCTGGTAAATCAAGCTTGCTTAAAGTGCTTGATAGTCAAATTCAGCTGGATGATGGTGAAATTAACCGTCTGAGTGGATTAAAAGTAGCACGCCTTGAGCAAGACCCACCAAAAGGTGCGAATGGCACCGTATTTGATTATGTTGCCAATGGCTTACCGCACATTGCGACACTGTTGATTGAATATCACGAAGTGAGCGCGAAGCTAAGTCAAGATAACAGTGACAAAAGACTTAAACAGTTCGAGCGCTTATCGTCTCAGTTAGAGGCAAACGACGGTTGGCGTTTCGAAACGCAAATAAACCAAGTGCTAAGTCAGTTAGAACTCGATCCAAACAGTGATTTAACCGCGCTGTCGGGCGGTTGGCTTAGAAAAGTAGCGCTTGCGAAAGCATTGGTAGGTGAGCCAGATCTGTTATTACTGGATGAACCAACTAACCACTTGGATGTTGCCAGCATTGAGTGGCTGGAAAAATTCTTAAAAGAATTTAATGGTGCGATCGTATTTATTTCTCACGACCGTGCATTTATTCGTTCAATGGCAACACGTATTCTTGATTTAGACCGAGGTAAGCTGGTCTCTTACCCGGGTAATTATGAAAAATATCTAGAGCAAAAAGAGCACGCATTAAAAGTTGAAGAAAGCCAAAATGCCTTGTTTGATAAAAAACTCGCGGAAGAAGAAGCATGGATCCGTCAGGGCATTAAAGCGCGCCGTACGCGTAATGAAGGTCGTGTTCGTGCACTTAAACAACTGCGTGTAGAACGAAAAGCCCGTGTTGAAAAACAAGGTAAGGCCGATTTCAACATAGAAAGTGCTCAGCGTTCTGGCAAGTTAGTATTTGAAGCTAAAGGCATTAGCCAAGGCTTTACAAATAAGCCAATAGTGAAAGACTTCTCTACCTTAGTTATGCGTGGTGATCGTATTGGGCTAGTTGGGCCAAATGGTGTTGGTAAGACAACGTTACTGAAAATTCTATTTGGCGAATTAGCGCTGGAATCAGGCAAAGTAAAGCAAGGTGTTAATTTAGAAGTTGCTTATTTTGATCAGTATCGCTCGGTACTCGACGAAGAAGCCAGCGTGCAAGATAATGTTGCTGACGGTAAACAAGAGGTGAACATCGGTGGCCGCAGTCGTCATGTGCTTGGTTATTTACAAGACTTTTTATTCCCACCAGCACGAGCGCGTTCACCTGTTAAGTCGTTATCTGGTGGAGAGAAAAACCGCTTATTACTGGCAAAATTATTTGTTAAACCAAGCAATGTATTGGTACTCGATGAGCCGACCAATGATCTAGATGTTGAAACACTTGAATTACTTGAAGAAATTCTCGCTAATTATCAAGGTACTGTGTTGGTTGTAAGTCACGACCGTGAATTTATCGACAATACCTGTAGTACAGTATGGGGCTTTTTAGGTGATGGCAAAGTAGTGGAAGTGGTTGGTGGATACCAAGATTTCCAAAATTATGCGCAGTCACTTGCTGAAAAAACAGTAATTGAACAAAAACAAAAAGACACAGAAAAGGACAAAAAAGTCGCAGATAAGCCTTTAGCTAAAAAAGCAGGCAAGTTATCATACAAATTAAAACGAGAACTCGAAGATCTACCCGCTTTATTAGAATCGCTTGAACAAGAAGTTGAAGAACTTCAAGAAGTTGTTAACTCCCCCGATTTTTTCAAGCAAGATAGCGAGCAAACTCAGAAAACCTTGAACCAATTACAGCAAGCAGAGTCGAAGCTTGAAACCGCTTTTATGCGCTGGGAAGAATTGGAACAGTTACAGGATCAGTAG
- a CDS encoding glutaredoxin family protein gives MPKITLYHTEGCHLCEQAHALFVQAGLATELDLVDIVDDETLMAEYQTTIPVAEFSTGTKLFWPFDLEDILKNK, from the coding sequence ATGCCTAAGATAACGCTGTATCACACAGAGGGTTGTCACTTATGTGAGCAAGCGCATGCATTATTTGTGCAAGCCGGCTTAGCTACAGAGCTAGATTTAGTCGACATTGTTGACGATGAAACGTTAATGGCTGAGTACCAGACGACGATTCCGGTAGCTGAGTTTAGCACTGGCACAAAACTATTTTGGCCATTTGATCTTGAAGACATTTTAAAAAATAAATAA
- the rlmKL gene encoding bifunctional 23S rRNA (guanine(2069)-N(7))-methyltransferase RlmK/23S rRNA (guanine(2445)-N(2))-methyltransferase RlmL, translating into MSNSLSFIALTSIGVENLLATEIQATGAEITKQSIGSIRFNASNKQAQTLCLASRYATRVMMLLTESDTVNTKDDLYALAKGFDWQEYFGPTQTFAIDFSGTNRELKNTQFSTLVVKDAIVDSFFASHQQRPSISKTSPNVRIVGRLNKEKCALYIDFSGPGLSKRGYRPHQGDAPIKEHLAAALVSRSGWLNDTSRPLFDPCCGSATLLIEAAMMAWNIAPGLYRKHFAFESLPGFRAAKFKELKQELKDQQTDQKLYLIGNDIDERVLQKALNNIESLPFAKFIQLKKADANKLTAVAKLPGVVLSNLPYGERLGEKAELVNLYRHLGDAFKKHFKFWHLALFATDASLLALLKLAKKKQYKLKNGPLDCVLNLYDLDEKNTEQSSQTKLNYDGSMAFANRLKKNRQGLKSWLKKEGVSCYRLYDADIPEYNVAVDVYNEYLVIYEYAPPKTIDEATAEKRLQDIIYLSAQTLDIAPSNIVVKQRKQQKGTSQYQKAQRTDKSKNNMTVEEYGVKFKVNLHDYLDTGLFLDHRLARRYMQQNCKDLRVLNLFAYTCSASTHAAVGGAKSVTSVDMSNTYLKWGRENFALNNLNSPRYHFEQADCLAWLEQATGQFDFIFLDPPTFSNSKRMKKEFDVQRDHIKLFTWVKRILAPNGTLLFSNNKRGFTMNEEGLLDLGLIAENISDKTLSPDFKRNKQIHNAWLIRNA; encoded by the coding sequence TTGAGCAATTCGCTTTCTTTTATTGCACTAACGTCGATTGGTGTTGAAAATTTACTCGCTACTGAAATTCAAGCCACTGGCGCTGAAATTACTAAACAGAGTATTGGTTCTATTCGTTTTAACGCATCCAATAAACAAGCACAAACACTGTGTTTAGCGAGTCGCTATGCGACACGGGTTATGATGTTGCTGACCGAATCGGATACCGTTAATACCAAAGATGATTTATACGCGCTTGCCAAAGGGTTTGATTGGCAAGAGTACTTTGGGCCAACGCAAACGTTTGCAATTGATTTTAGCGGGACTAACCGTGAACTGAAAAATACTCAGTTTTCAACATTGGTAGTAAAAGATGCAATTGTCGATTCTTTCTTTGCAAGTCATCAACAACGTCCTAGCATCTCTAAAACGTCACCTAATGTACGTATTGTTGGTCGTTTAAATAAAGAAAAATGTGCTTTATATATCGACTTTTCAGGCCCAGGCCTTTCGAAACGTGGTTATCGTCCTCATCAAGGCGATGCGCCGATAAAAGAACACTTAGCGGCGGCGTTAGTAAGTCGTTCAGGTTGGCTAAATGATACCTCGCGCCCGTTGTTTGACCCGTGTTGTGGTTCAGCAACGTTATTAATTGAAGCGGCGATGATGGCGTGGAATATTGCACCGGGTTTATATCGCAAACATTTTGCGTTCGAATCACTTCCGGGGTTTCGCGCGGCAAAATTCAAAGAACTAAAACAAGAACTTAAAGACCAACAAACCGATCAAAAGCTGTATTTAATTGGTAATGATATTGATGAACGCGTATTACAAAAAGCGCTAAATAATATTGAAAGTTTACCTTTTGCAAAGTTTATTCAGTTAAAAAAAGCAGATGCCAATAAACTCACTGCAGTAGCAAAACTCCCTGGGGTGGTGCTATCTAACTTACCGTATGGTGAGCGTTTAGGTGAAAAAGCAGAGTTAGTTAATTTGTATCGTCACTTAGGTGATGCGTTTAAAAAGCATTTTAAATTTTGGCATTTGGCGCTATTTGCAACCGATGCTAGTTTATTAGCCCTCTTAAAACTTGCCAAGAAAAAGCAGTACAAACTGAAAAATGGCCCGTTAGATTGTGTGCTTAATCTTTATGATTTAGACGAGAAAAATACTGAGCAATCAAGCCAAACTAAACTTAACTACGATGGCTCGATGGCGTTTGCTAATCGTCTTAAGAAAAACCGTCAAGGTCTTAAATCATGGCTTAAAAAAGAAGGCGTTAGTTGTTATCGTTTATACGATGCGGATATTCCAGAGTACAATGTTGCCGTTGATGTTTATAACGAGTACTTGGTGATTTATGAATATGCGCCACCAAAAACCATTGATGAAGCAACGGCAGAAAAGCGCTTACAAGATATTATTTATTTATCTGCGCAAACCCTTGATATTGCACCAAGCAATATTGTTGTAAAACAGCGTAAGCAGCAAAAGGGCACATCTCAGTATCAAAAAGCACAGCGTACCGACAAGTCAAAAAATAATATGACGGTAGAAGAATACGGTGTGAAGTTTAAAGTTAATCTACACGACTATTTAGATACCGGACTATTTTTAGATCACCGTTTAGCACGTCGTTATATGCAGCAAAATTGCAAAGATTTACGTGTACTTAATTTGTTTGCGTATACCTGTAGCGCATCAACGCACGCAGCGGTAGGTGGTGCAAAATCGGTGACCAGTGTTGATATGAGTAATACCTACTTAAAATGGGGCCGTGAAAACTTTGCGTTAAATAACCTTAACAGCCCGCGTTATCATTTTGAACAAGCGGATTGCCTTGCATGGTTAGAGCAAGCAACAGGTCAGTTTGATTTTATCTTTTTAGACCCGCCGACATTTTCAAACTCAAAGCGCATGAAAAAAGAGTTTGATGTTCAGCGTGATCACATTAAGTTGTTTACTTGGGTAAAACGTATTTTGGCACCAAACGGTACCTTGTTGTTTTCAAATAACAAGCGCGGTTTTACGATGAACGAAGAAGGCTTACTTGACCTTGGCTTGATAGCAGAAAATATCAGCGATAAAACACTTTCGCCTGATTTTAAACGCAACAAGCAAATTCACAACGCGTGGCTTATCCGCAATGCCTAA
- a CDS encoding cell division protein ZapC domain-containing protein produces the protein MLQAGKDWRWLTCKERNRLVLYVESTREELVMPYKTRQLTQAAIEGSCFSLEDAALYEQICHYLSAFSIWSEGEIAVIALHATAAKLHLKPVLAKSWFFKPYQGHTPSTEAIITLNSQKQSGQFLIIECGNDASVCMCLEHQMQLDDNFALSRFETIKVLNDRVNPILINQSQLKRA, from the coding sequence ATGTTGCAAGCAGGGAAAGATTGGCGTTGGCTAACGTGTAAAGAGCGAAACCGTTTAGTGTTGTATGTCGAATCAACACGCGAAGAGCTTGTTATGCCATATAAAACGCGTCAACTTACGCAAGCAGCAATCGAGGGTAGTTGCTTTAGCCTCGAAGATGCTGCCCTGTATGAGCAGATCTGTCATTATCTCTCAGCTTTTAGCATTTGGAGCGAAGGCGAAATAGCCGTTATTGCATTACATGCGACAGCAGCCAAATTACACCTTAAGCCAGTTCTTGCTAAAAGTTGGTTTTTCAAACCTTATCAAGGCCACACCCCAAGTACCGAAGCGATTATTACCCTTAATTCACAGAAGCAAAGCGGTCAGTTTTTGATTATTGAATGCGGTAATGATGCCAGTGTGTGCATGTGTTTAGAGCATCAAATGCAACTAGACGATAATTTTGCATTAAGTCGTTTTGAAACCATTAAAGTGCTTAACGATCGTGTAAATCCTATCTTAATCAACCAATCACAGCTAAAACGCGCCTAG
- the pyrD gene encoding quinone-dependent dihydroorotate dehydrogenase → MFYDLARRFMFSKDAEWSHDFALSNLKRFANTPLSMCWSQSVASKPTTFLGLELPNPVGLAAGLDKNAECIDAFSQMGFGFIEVGTVTPRPQAGNDKPRIFRLPQANAVINRMGFNNKGVDYLLENVKNAQYKGILGINIGKNKDTPNEQGKDDYIHCMRKVFTSASYITVNISSPNTPGLRDLQYGEALDDLLGSLKNEQLDLAAKHGKQVPMLVKIAPDLDQIQVQQVSESLINNKIDGVIATNTTLDRSAVEGMQHANEAGGLSGHPVRQKSTEIVKEIKRLTNGELPIIGVGGIDSAESAKEKFAAGADLVQVYTGFIYQGPPMIKKIISAL, encoded by the coding sequence ATGTTTTATGATTTAGCGCGTCGTTTTATGTTTAGTAAAGATGCTGAATGGTCGCATGACTTTGCTTTATCAAACCTAAAGCGATTTGCCAATACACCGTTATCGATGTGCTGGTCTCAATCGGTTGCAAGTAAACCAACCACGTTTTTAGGTTTAGAATTGCCAAATCCAGTTGGTCTTGCTGCGGGTCTTGATAAAAATGCCGAATGCATCGATGCCTTTTCACAAATGGGCTTTGGCTTTATTGAAGTAGGTACGGTGACACCGCGCCCACAGGCAGGTAACGACAAACCGCGTATTTTCCGTTTACCTCAGGCTAATGCGGTGATTAACCGTATGGGCTTTAATAATAAAGGTGTAGATTACTTACTAGAGAACGTAAAAAATGCGCAGTACAAAGGCATATTAGGCATTAACATTGGTAAGAACAAAGACACGCCTAATGAGCAAGGTAAAGACGACTACATTCACTGTATGCGTAAAGTATTTACCAGTGCATCTTATATTACGGTGAATATTTCATCACCTAATACCCCAGGACTACGTGACTTACAATATGGTGAGGCGCTAGATGATTTACTTGGTTCACTTAAGAATGAGCAGCTTGATTTAGCAGCAAAACACGGTAAACAAGTACCTATGTTAGTTAAAATTGCACCGGATCTTGATCAAATTCAAGTTCAGCAAGTATCTGAATCATTGATCAATAATAAAATTGACGGCGTGATTGCAACTAACACGACGCTTGATCGCAGCGCAGTAGAAGGCATGCAACATGCGAATGAAGCAGGGGGCTTATCGGGTCATCCAGTTCGTCAGAAATCTACGGAAATAGTTAAAGAAATTAAACGCTTAACTAACGGTGAGTTGCCAATTATCGGTGTCGGTGGTATTGATTCGGCCGAATCTGCGAAAGAAAAATTCGCCGCTGGCGCTGATTTAGTGCAAGTGTACACTGGTTTTATTTACCAAGGACCACCTATGATCAAAAAGATCATAAGCGCCTTATAA